In the Pedobacter cryoconitis genome, TCAGCGTCAAGGTTATCAATAGAACGCTCTACACCATCCACTAAAACAAGTGGAGCACTGGAATTTCCGCCAAAAGTAGAAATACCCCTGATCCAGATATCAGCTGTGCTCCTGCCGGGTTCTCCGCTGCGCTGCACACCTACTACACCAGCAATTCTACCCGAAAGTGATTGCGTAATACTGTTAACAGGCTGTTTAAGTTCTTTGGAACTGATTGTAGATTGTGCACCAATCAAAGAAACTTTACGTTGTGTGCCAAAGCCTACAACTGCAACTTCTTCCAAAGCATTATCACTTGGTAAAAGACTTATTTTCAGGTTTCTCTGACTTTTTACCGTAACTTCCTGTGGTTGGTAGCCTACGTAACTGATTATCAGCACGGCTTCAGCAGAAGGTACGTTAATGCTAAAACTTCCGTTCACATCTGTAGCAGTGGAAACCAGGCTCCCTTTGATTTTAATACCTGCTCCGGGAATCCCCAACCCCTTCTCATCAGTCACAATTCCGCGGATCACAATAGGATCTGCCTTGAGTGACAGAACATCTTTTTTAGACAATAAAATCGTTTTATCAACTATATTATAAAAAATAGAAAGTTTGTTTAAAGAAGATTTCAATGCTTCTTCAATTGTTGCATCGCGCAAGTTGACCGTGACCATTTCTTTGGCAGGGTCAAAGTTATTACTCAGGAATACATAGCCAGTTTGCTCTTTTATGGCCTTTAAGACAGTAGAGAGCGGTTTATTTTTTTGATGGAGATTAATTTTCTGCGCCGAAACGCTGGCGCTTGCCTGTACAAGGGCTATCATGAGGATGAAAGTGGTTAATTTCATTATCAATAGCAGTTTAGGGCATATCCTGCGAAAGGACATACCGGGGTTAAAAGCATTTATTTTCATACTTTTGATTGGGTTTGAGTAATACAGAAATTGGTTCAGATTAATTTTTCCGATAAAATCGGATGGGTAGGCTCAAATCTTCTGCCGGGCAATGGGTCCAATCATTGTCCGGCTTCATTAGTCGGCCACCCTGGTAGCGTAGCTACATCAAGGTAGGTATTTCATCATGCTCATAAGTTTAATTTGGTTAGGTAAAAGGTTAGTTCTATTGCTGCTGGCGGTTCAGGCCAGCAGGTGGTTCCTGTTAATTAGAGGTGATTATTATTTTTCTTCTGGCGTAAGGCTGATCAGGGGTTTCTACCCGGAATTTTATTTTCGCATAACTCAAAATCCGGAGTGCTTTGGAAGCATCCATATTCCGGTACACTTCTCCTGTAAATTTATTATCGGGTATTTTTCCTTCATAAGCGACATCTACATTGTACCATCTTGAAAACTGTTTCATGATGGTATAAATATTTGCATTTTCAAATTTAAAAAGTCCGTTTTTCCAGGCTATGGCAGTCAGCGGGTCAACCTTAATTACCTGAAGCTCCTGCCCTGCCAAAGCCTGCTCACCAGGAGATAAGATTTGTTCAAATACAGCCGGACGGCTTACTTTTACACGCCCTTCTAATAAAGTGGTTGCACAAATATCTTCGTTTTCATAACTGTTGATGTTAAAGTGTGTCCCCAATACTTCTACTTCCTGTTTTCTGCTGGCAACGATAAATGGAATATGCGCAGACCGGATCTTTAATTTAGCCACTTCAAAATAGGCCTCTCCTTTCAACTCTACCCTGCGCTGCTTGAATGCGGCAAAAGATGCCGGATATCTTAAGGAAGATTCGGCATTCAGCCAGACATGGGTTCCGTCTGGTAAAATCAACTGATACTGGCCGCCTGCGGGAGTTGAAATAGTATTGTAAAGCAGCATGGGTTTTGTTTCCTGATGCGTTGTTATTTCTTTCAGTTCATAAAGCAATTGTCCATCTGCCGTTTTTCGGATACTAATTCCGGCTTGTTCGGCAACCTTTCCATTTGCAGCATCTGTTAAGGATAACTTTGTACCATCAGCCAGGGTGAGCGTGGCTTTATTGCCACCGGGCACCAGTTCGCCATTATATTGACTGTAAACAATGGATTTATCCTGATTTTTAATAAAATAAGTGGCAACTGACAGCAACATCAGCAGCAGTGCTGCTACACCTATTTTTGTCCATAAAGAAAATAAGGTTTTTGTTGGCACAGGTTGAAAAACAGTCTGAAGAATGTTTGTTTTCTGTGCTGTTGATAGTCCCAGTGAAAACGTTTCATCTCCCAGGTAACCCTCCATTAAATTAAGCAGCATTTCTTTTTGCGCTTCACT is a window encoding:
- a CDS encoding FecR family protein yields the protein MAIAEARLKFLFNQYMNGSASAQQEQELMRIVNSEAQKEMLLNLMEGYLGDETFSLGLSTAQKTNILQTVFQPVPTKTLFSLWTKIGVAALLLMLLSVATYFIKNQDKSIVYSQYNGELVPGGNKATLTLADGTKLSLTDAANGKVAEQAGISIRKTADGQLLYELKEITTHQETKPMLLYNTISTPAGGQYQLILPDGTHVWLNAESSLRYPASFAAFKQRRVELKGEAYFEVAKLKIRSAHIPFIVASRKQEVEVLGTHFNINSYENEDICATTLLEGRVKVSRPAVFEQILSPGEQALAGQELQVIKVDPLTAIAWKNGLFKFENANIYTIMKQFSRWYNVDVAYEGKIPDNKFTGEVYRNMDASKALRILSYAKIKFRVETPDQPYARRKIIITSN